tacttatagttattacttattacttttgttaatattaagtcacataatacatacataaatgaatttacaaatattaaatactaatacaatatgtactgAATTTAAAACtcgatataattaataagtacttaatacttagtttgaacagtataatataataggaggTGAAGTCGATACTAAATCCGCGAAGTTTGTAAAAACTCGGCAAAAATCtatgtatacctactcgtACATCGTATAACCACATAATTAAATGCAACATACATGCGACTATatctacctaattaaaaatatttaagttttttattttcgttttacaTTAATCGCAATGATATTGTCGACAGACaagcaaaaaatttttttgtgaaaaacttaatgcaataaattaatatttaatactacaataatattatattatacgttccATCACTTTCGCTGAATACGTTTTGAATGTCATCGTTTAGTaccatgttttattattaacttggtGACACGAATATTATGCGTGTTCTTAGatcatttatgtttaaatagttttttttttattgttattgttatatggGCGTTAAAAGTGCACCAAAAGCCGTAGCTCGTGCAGCGATTTTCCGGAAGCTCCAAAATTCAAACAGAAAatatctacattctacataCATCTCGtcctatatattgtattcggAAACTACCAAACTTATTATTACGCTGTTGGATGTGTATACGCCCGAGAATACAATCGATTAACGTCCATcgtgaatgtataatatcacaCGACTATGGCTGCCAAACAAACGGAAaccgtattaatataatttatcgtaaTTGTGTATTTGCAATGAAgtgaatgatttatattacatgCCTTGAATCTTGATCCATGTGCAATTCACGGAAAAAGGCAGCGAAATGAAATGGCGTAGTGGCGTGAATTATCGGGGcacaatcataaattatattcatattaatgtattttcgacaaataatatcaagattaaattctttattacatcgataaaaaaaatgaagaaactATATACGCGTGTACCTGTAGTACCTACTCTTGTCTCTTAcactatattgtttaaaattactgtTCTGGACAATGTTGTATGAAAGTGAAAAATGTTGTGTTCAGATTTTGAATATTCTAATTGACTGAAcactacctacatattattgtacacaaatctttattatcatttttatcattttatcaaatCGTCCCTTTAAACTGTGCAGTGGCtaatttacgattttttttttttatctaaagaatatttaaaaaaaattcctattACTTTAACTCTGATTAACCTTAAATTTTCATCtctagatattataattgtcatATAGATACaatctaacaaaaaaataaaaattcagtttaggtaatatttcaataaatcttAAACCCTCAtataattccattttttcattgcttttatttctattagataattattattttgactatttttaaattgtaatattttatatattcataactttaaattggttaatacttttatttattctaatatcaaattaacaaCACGAAGTTACAAAATTGATtggattaataaaaatttgatgtgTTGCAACGCATATACCTACGACAGAGAAGAAAACCTACAATAGTGCGCTGATATACCctctatagtattttattaacatttccaTTCAACCATAATTTCAAGTCTTAAATATTTGTCTACCTATATCGCTAATTCCTATATCAACCTGTTGCAACTGCAACATCTTATATTAACCTCAGGACGTGAAaagataataacatattacaagACACTTAGTTATACCAAGTAcaatataacgtatatattgaaataaaatgtaatatattttactttaccgATGATCTGATAACAATATATGGAGCAAGCAATAGAACAAGACTGTTTCGGTAAACGAATACATAGCATACCGAAggattataatagtattataattattataaaatatgttgttaaataatcaaaatatacagCACTTTCACCTATGTGTAAATACAGAATGAGTATTGAGTTTGATGATACGTGTCTGACCATCTAAatctaatgatatataatatgtatgttataatagtaaaatataaatactgtaaTACACAAAATGTTAACAGTGTAGAACTAcagaagaaaattataaaataaccattatggtattattatttattagtatgtgAAGTGTGTGGTATAGTAGATATAGTTTAGTTTGCAACATAAACTTTTTGGCACTTCGATATATAGGTGTAAACTGGGATGCCCCTCtcaaaattttaactgtaCAATGCCcccttaatattttgtaaatttatttgaaaaatattatcaaaaaggCATTTTAAACTTgcaagaattatattttttcaagaaaactgaaaaatataatattttaaaaagattaactatagaaataaaaattatttgattaatcaaaatgtatactttgtCTCTAAGTAGGTATCTTTAAGTATACGGTatatcaacataaaataaagtttaccCCCCATAAAAATCACTCAAGTTACGTCCATGTTTAGGCACCACGAGCCATAATCGTTATCATAATAGTTACTTCAAGCTTTGGATGGTCCAAAATTGTCAACAGAATCAAGCGTTTAAGTTAAATCTTAATCATAGTTTCTCGTATACCCTCTAGAACTCAAGTGGCGAGTCTTGTGAATTTCGTcactattgttataatttattgtcttatatagttatatatattttcattttcaatcgGCTGTATTcaaaaaaccatatttattttttcgtacaCACTTTTTCTGTATTGAAGATCAATATGTCTAAAGTCATCCTAATTAAATCTGTTCTAAATTGTTTACTCTTTAcccaagttttaaaattaaatacctacctaactgtttattatatattatggtttttttttaattatgtttttacattaattcgcataaataatagtttttcttgttattacttattactcaattataatttatgatcacATTAATTCCTaatgactaaaatataataattttcattaatatttcattgaaaaaacTACATTTCAACctgttaaatgaattattaaaccataaaaataacaaaggtTCTGAGGTTACTGATTTACTACCATCCTTGTCATCATCAGACGTACCTATTTATGTTACTGCCTCGTCCTCCGCCCAAGTGTTCGCAAACAGAATGTCAACAATTTCAATGTTCTTGCGGAAGAAAACATTCTTCCGTAAATACTAACCCGGCCAACTCGCATAACCAAGTAATCGGTAATATTCGTAACGAGAAACGGACGCAGTGAACTCTGTACGATTGTACGTAATATAAAAGTCTATAttgtctaaaattttaaaatgtaatgtataacaatatgtcACTATGGTAAGTAGCacgaattaaaacattttaattcgtGTTAAGTAGGTAGTACCGCAGTCATGAGCGTTACGTAACCACGGTTAGATGAATTCGTCACGAGACGACGTCGTAACGACTAAAgataaacgaaaatataaaaatagcgCGGCcgaagttatttttaaaaaacgacaGTGTGGATATTTTTGGCTTGTCGCCGTGAGCTGCACTGGAATTCAGCACGCGCTCTGCGAtggcaataataacaatgtcaCTTTGTCACTCCGTCATGGTATTtgcataatacaattatattattataattaacaataataatctactAATATGAGTAGGTTTGGCCGCCGCACAacgaaaataacaaaaacgatATCGTAAACCCGCGAACCACACGTTTTCTCTTATGAATTgcgtaggtatttaatatattttatccgtCAGTCACCGTCGGACCGTCGCCGCAGCAGCTGTTCTGCTCCGCTCGGCGATTCACATTTCACACTCCGCTCTGCCGTACTCGTTCGCACACCACTCCAGTCGTAAGTCCGCACTCCGCAGTCCGCAGTCGTGTTGTATTAGCTGTCTTGTGCGGTTCTGCGTTAATCGTTGGCTCGGGCTCGGATTTCTCACTTTTTACAATCGGCCTTGGCAAACAGGCGATattaatgttgttattattattatcattatcattcgACGTCAATATCAAATGCCCACCACCGTGACGGCCTCCGCCAACGAAGAAAAAATACcgagaaaaataagaaaactcGGAATCGCTAGCGTCGTTTTGCGTTTGTAATCATCTCCGTCGATCGTGGGCTTCTTAATCGTTCTGTTATCTTCCGCTGTGCGCGATGGACTGAACAGAAAGTCGTGCACGCTCAGCGCGCCACTAACGATTCTCGCGAGACGCGCGTTACGCTTACGTCCGACACGCCGCGCCGTCTCAAGTGCAGTGCGTATATTActgttattcaataatattatttatcataatattcagtCGACGGGTATTAaatcgtaatatatattattagtaactaACCGTACACTGTTGTTCGTTGTTCATGGTTTTgtagtatataggtaggtatcgtgttcaaaaaattataacacctTGCTAAACCTAAAAGCATCTTGCTAATGACGATTTGCAAAACCTGAGTACCTCTAGCTCGATAATAACTATAGTAAGTTTTACGTGTACAGATCGTTCAGATTCgtttattacacaaaataatatgaaggCGGCGAGTCCATTCTCTGTGAACAAAATGGAAAACCGATATGTCGACAACGATGAAGACAACTACTCGGATGCCAGCTCATCGCTGGCTCCAAACGGTTCTGTAGTATCAACAGTGCCTGACAGACATGGTTTTCTAGGTGGTGCCCAATACCTGAACGAATCGTAAGTGTTACCACCTCTTAAAAGTATTATGAGATGATCATTTTACCTTTTGaaattaatcttttaaaaaaaatttaccccACACTGTGAAGTAGCTATGTATTAATGGCTTATGGCTTGTGTGGttcataattacataatatattgtgattaCAATAAAGAATTTTTGAGTAATTACATGTTTtgctcataattttttttataatagtcagaatttcaatattttttttattaacaagtcaattaaatattttcttttagtatAAATGGATAACAGTAATTCAAATACAttacaaaagaaaattattgtttataaatttaaatttttttttaatactatgtacctacccataatttatttaaattggatgacatttatagtatttagtcacattatgttatagattacctttaaaataataatattataattattgtgatcattattatgtaagtgaaactaattaaaataagagcTTAAGTGTAATGTGCTATAGattgttttgtattgtattgacCACACcttgattattattgtgttattgtgAAATTAATGTTGACACTCATAGACCTCTAAATAGAATTCTTAAACTTTCTTTATCATTGTGAAAGTTTCACAAAAATAACTGATTAAAcgcaattgtataaaatatgattgataagtataatataattttataaaatttagaaatattttgcttgtgagattttcaaaaaaatatgaagatgaattagaatttaaaaaaaatcttcaacTTACAATTTTGACAATCCTAATCTGAAAGGTTTTAATTTACAGTCAAATCagtcagtatattataactgtatacttgcaatattttatattgacaatggttttaataatattgaacacaGGAAGTTAAATCCTCTTTTGGTCATCCTAGCTATTTAGTATGCTATAATGTGTGCATTGCATACTTCctgttttattcaatataatcatGTATTTAAGGGTATTGCATTAAAACAACATTACAGTTTACTAGTTATGCAGTTATGCTTATGTATAAAGGAAGTATATTTGGCTTGCTCTTACTCCTCCCCGTCACATGTGTGAGAACATTTTCTATACTTTCTATAGAAATCTTGAATACATGCCTATtgcctacatattattatctcattGCTGTGTGAAATTgttataacaaaatgtttatttgtacGTAGGAAACATATGATATCAGCTAACAAAACAATAGAACGTGAACGAAAATGGCTTAATATGACTGCCAATTGGGATAAACAAATGAttaggaattttaaaaaagtaataatatttaaaattaaattggtacttatatatgttctaaacattttatctttataatgtttttgttttaggtACAAAACAGATGTAGAAAAGGAATACCTCAATCAATCAGGCCTAGAGCTTGGTTGTACTTGACTAaagcaaataaattgttagACCAGAAGaaaaatttctattataagCTGTGTGACCAGCCAGGAGATCGTAAATGGATCGAAGACATTAGGAAAGATCTACATCGACAGTTCCCATATCATGAAATGTTTGTCGACAATGATGGAACAGggtaaattctaataaatatttaaaaagtgtcaataatattaaatactagttaggtatttttgttcaacagccaaaaagaattatttaatgttctcaaagcatatacaatattaaacccTGTCATTGGATATTGTCAAGCACAAGCTCCAATTGCTGCTTTTCTTCTCATGCACATGCCAGCTGAGCAAGCATTTTGGTGTTTTGTAGCAATTTGTGATGATTACCTTAGTGATTACTACAGTCCAGGAATGGtaactgaaatttttaaactacaagTACATTTTAAAGGAACATTGCTTAATTCAATGTATCTATTTTGTTTAGGAAACATTAATTAGAGATGGTAACATACtttttgcattattaaaagaaCGTGAaccaaaaatttataaactattggtGAGTGTATGATCTTACATcttgataaattaatgatttgtaattgtttttttttaataaataattttatgttttagaaaAAGCAAAGTATTGATCCAATTATGTATATGACTGAATGGTTTTTATGTGCTTTCACAAGAACGTTGCCGTGGCCCACTTTGTTGAGGTTTtgggatatatttttatttgatggtaaataaatttaaaatcttcttttgaattttattttattttctttattaattttaggcattaaaacatttttcaaaatgggT
The DNA window shown above is from Aphis gossypii isolate Hap1 chromosome 2, ASM2018417v2, whole genome shotgun sequence and carries:
- the LOC114124835 gene encoding TBC1 domain family member whacked isoform X2, whose amino-acid sequence is MVLLSSNLSNRSDSFITQNNMKAASPFSVNKMENRYVDNDEDNYSDASSSLAPNGSVVSTVPDRHGFLGGAQYLNESKHMISANKTIERERKWLNMTANWDKQMIRNFKKVQNRCRKGIPQSIRPRAWLYLTKANKLLDQKKNFYYKLCDQPGDRKWIEDIRKDLHRQFPYHEMFVDNDGTGQKELFNVLKAYTILNPVIGYCQAQAPIAAFLLMHMPAEQAFWCFVAICDDYLSDYYSPGMETLIRDGNILFALLKEREPKIYKLLKKQSIDPIMYMTEWFLCAFTRTLPWPTLLRFWDIFLFDGIKTFFKMGLIMIKISLPEKSYSDLKKRFPTMCETLEALRNPPLHMLEEERIIKKLILLEIPEDTFKYYHIQQSSLRRKTKETKKLRETDVF
- the LOC114124835 gene encoding TBC1 domain family member whacked isoform X1, with the protein product MNSSRDDVVTTKDKRKYKNSAAEVIFKKRQCGYFWLVAVSCTGIQHALCDGNNNNVTLSLRHDRSDSFITQNNMKAASPFSVNKMENRYVDNDEDNYSDASSSLAPNGSVVSTVPDRHGFLGGAQYLNESKHMISANKTIERERKWLNMTANWDKQMIRNFKKVQNRCRKGIPQSIRPRAWLYLTKANKLLDQKKNFYYKLCDQPGDRKWIEDIRKDLHRQFPYHEMFVDNDGTGQKELFNVLKAYTILNPVIGYCQAQAPIAAFLLMHMPAEQAFWCFVAICDDYLSDYYSPGMETLIRDGNILFALLKEREPKIYKLLKKQSIDPIMYMTEWFLCAFTRTLPWPTLLRFWDIFLFDGIKTFFKMGLIMIKISLPEKSYSDLKKRFPTMCETLEALRNPPLHMLEEERIIKKLILLEIPEDTFKYYHIQQSSLRRKTKETKKLRETDVF